The Halogranum gelatinilyticum genome includes a window with the following:
- a CDS encoding CaiB/BaiF CoA transferase family protein has translation MDSHGYILDGVRVVDLSTFVTGGFCSLMLANQGADVIKVERPEVGDDIRHSGPPFVDGESPYYWTINYDKRSVELDLKSDAGKAALFDLVSEADVFIQNFRPGTAERLGVDYDAVTEVTEDIVYCDISAFGATGPWRERPGYDLLVQGLSGIMSVTGEEGGRPVKVGLPQTDLITGMWAAFGIVSALYRRQRTGKGEYMDLGMLDATLPWLSKQAGKVFAGEETGRMGTKDPVLAPYQTFRTKDSHLNVACLNQKLWTAFCEAIGRPDLPEDERFETNADRVDAMAELEAEIEETLGERTTDEWMDVLVEAGVPAGPVQEVKDALDNEQTEAREMVWTMEEDDREIPVVEHPLKFRHSESGFRQPPPKLGEHTREVFAELGYEDEDIDVITGETDED, from the coding sequence ATGGACTCACACGGCTATATCTTGGATGGGGTGCGGGTCGTCGACCTCTCGACGTTCGTCACAGGGGGCTTCTGCTCGCTGATGCTGGCAAACCAGGGGGCGGACGTGATCAAAGTCGAGCGGCCGGAGGTCGGCGACGACATCCGCCACAGCGGCCCGCCGTTTGTCGACGGCGAATCGCCGTACTACTGGACCATCAACTACGACAAGCGGAGCGTCGAACTCGACCTCAAGAGCGACGCGGGCAAGGCCGCACTGTTCGACCTCGTCTCCGAGGCCGACGTCTTCATCCAGAACTTCCGGCCCGGCACGGCGGAGCGACTCGGCGTCGACTACGACGCCGTCACCGAGGTCACGGAAGACATCGTCTACTGCGACATCTCCGCGTTCGGCGCGACCGGCCCGTGGCGCGAACGCCCCGGCTACGACCTGCTCGTCCAGGGGCTGTCGGGCATCATGAGCGTCACCGGCGAGGAGGGTGGCCGTCCCGTCAAGGTCGGCCTGCCGCAGACGGACCTCATCACCGGGATGTGGGCCGCCTTCGGCATCGTCTCCGCGCTCTACCGTCGCCAGCGGACCGGCAAGGGCGAGTATATGGACCTCGGGATGCTCGACGCGACGCTCCCGTGGCTGTCGAAGCAGGCAGGGAAAGTCTTCGCGGGCGAGGAGACGGGCCGGATGGGGACGAAAGACCCCGTGCTCGCGCCCTACCAGACGTTCCGGACGAAAGACAGCCACCTCAACGTCGCCTGTCTGAACCAGAAGCTCTGGACGGCGTTCTGTGAGGCTATCGGCCGACCGGACCTCCCCGAGGACGAGAGGTTCGAGACGAACGCCGACCGGGTCGACGCGATGGCGGAACTGGAAGCCGAAATCGAGGAAACACTGGGCGAGCGCACGACCGACGAGTGGATGGACGTCCTCGTCGAGGCGGGCGTCCCGGCCGGGCCGGTCCAAGAAGTCAAAGACGCCCTCGACAACGAGCAGACCGAGGCCCGGGAGATGGTCTGGACGATGGAAGAGGACGACCGAGAGATTCCAGTCGTCGAGCATCCCCTGAAGTTCCGCCACTCCGAGAGCGGTTTCCGGCAGCCGCCGCCGAAGCTGGGCGAGCACACACGCGAGGTGTTCGCCGAACTCGGCTATGAGGACGAGGACATCGACGTCATCACCGGCGAGACGGACGAAGACTGA